One stretch of Chitinophaga pendula DNA includes these proteins:
- a CDS encoding TlpA disulfide reductase family protein: protein MKKYLLWIAAAITLASCGDQAEKGDFKITGHLNNAPLGQVALEELTLKEIKTVDTTTLKDASGKFTFKGMVPEQGLYRIRFGNGKYILLSLDAGDMKIDGDYDNLEKITIQGSEASVELQQLLNDINDKSKQMTEEMRNVDSLRNLHTPDSLLEPKIERIKGAQKAFQQHILDFTEKTNSPANAVFALSMLGSDPSILLENKKVLDGVKKRFPKNTFVKSLTDRISEIETASKQTGGGAAGGGEEESMTAVKVGDVAPDFTLPDLTGKTVSLSSFRGKYLLVDFWASWCRPCRMENPNVVQAWQQFKDKNFAILGVSLDKQKGAWEKAIKDDGLTWSHVSDLKFWESAVVGLYGIQGIPTNFLLDPQGKIIATNLRGEGLTAKLKEVLK, encoded by the coding sequence ATGAAGAAATACTTACTATGGATTGCCGCCGCGATAACACTGGCCAGTTGCGGAGACCAGGCAGAAAAAGGAGATTTTAAGATCACCGGGCATCTGAATAATGCACCATTAGGACAGGTAGCACTGGAGGAACTGACATTGAAAGAAATAAAGACAGTAGACACAACCACATTGAAGGATGCCAGCGGTAAGTTTACTTTTAAAGGTATGGTACCTGAGCAGGGGCTGTATCGTATTCGTTTTGGTAATGGTAAGTATATCCTCCTGTCACTGGACGCAGGTGATATGAAGATAGATGGTGATTATGATAACCTGGAAAAGATCACGATACAGGGTTCTGAAGCATCTGTTGAACTGCAGCAGTTGCTGAATGACATTAATGACAAGAGCAAGCAGATGACCGAAGAGATGAGGAACGTGGACAGCCTGCGTAATCTGCATACTCCTGATAGTCTGCTGGAGCCTAAGATCGAACGTATCAAGGGTGCACAGAAGGCTTTCCAGCAACATATCCTGGATTTTACAGAAAAAACCAACTCCCCTGCCAACGCCGTATTTGCACTTAGCATGCTGGGCAGCGATCCTAGTATATTGTTAGAGAACAAGAAAGTACTGGATGGTGTAAAAAAGCGTTTCCCTAAAAACACCTTTGTAAAAAGCCTGACAGATAGGATCAGCGAAATAGAAACCGCATCCAAACAAACCGGTGGTGGTGCTGCTGGTGGTGGTGAAGAAGAGAGCATGACCGCCGTAAAAGTAGGCGACGTAGCTCCTGACTTTACGCTCCCTGACCTGACAGGTAAGACGGTAAGCCTGAGCTCATTCCGTGGCAAGTACCTGCTGGTTGACTTCTGGGCCAGCTGGTGCAGACCCTGCCGCATGGAAAATCCCAATGTAGTGCAGGCTTGGCAGCAATTCAAGGATAAGAACTTCGCCATATTGGGTGTATCTCTGGACAAGCAAAAAGGAGCCTGGGAAAAAGCGATAAAAGACGATGGACTCACCTGGAGCCATGTGAGTGACCTGAAATTCTGGGAATCTGCAGTAGTAGGCCTATATGGCATACAAGGTATTCCTACGAATTTCCTTCTGGACCCCCAAGGTAAAATCATCGCGACAAACCTACGTGGTGAAGGCCTGACCGCAAAGCTGAAAGAAGTACTCAAATAA
- a CDS encoding RagB/SusD family nutrient uptake outer membrane protein — protein sequence MKKNILTFGIAGVLLLFGCTKKLDRLPYDGLINDIAFNLPSDFQNAVRGMYSGLAGLGFPSRTPLTRYTDGEWLLLGDILADDVITCSVGRNTFITLQSWSYNSNNTSNLYLQAYNIILRSNSILANIENKVVTGAEKNNIQGEALAMRALVHFDLVKLYGKSYTSATADDLGVSYVTSIGADLQPSRDKVRDVYDKIVKDLTDALPLIASNNGVGRLNKASVYGLLSRVYLYREEWLKVIDASTEALKINGNPADTADFPKIWKDETEVGVLFKIKMLDKDKIAIGVLYSQASSQGVRSEYVANRGLTQLYDTLKDVRAKYPSSPDSSSTFKRGTFASLTSYYVTKYLGRATGNANVVDFKYLRVAEVLLNRAEAYAMLGMDALAQADLNKLRDNRIRGNTPYTGTGDALKAEIANERRRELAFEAFRFFDLKRKNLPINRPDFGDAFDGSGRQFTNKQLPANSPKFQLPIPQEEINANPNTKQNPGY from the coding sequence ATGAAAAAGAATATACTGACATTTGGAATTGCTGGTGTACTGCTCCTTTTTGGATGCACAAAAAAACTAGATAGGCTACCCTACGACGGCCTTATCAATGATATCGCTTTTAACCTGCCTTCTGATTTTCAAAATGCAGTACGTGGTATGTACTCTGGACTAGCAGGCCTGGGATTTCCGAGCAGAACTCCCCTCACCAGATACACGGATGGTGAATGGCTGCTGTTAGGGGATATACTGGCGGATGACGTTATCACTTGCTCGGTGGGTAGAAACACCTTTATTACCTTACAAAGCTGGTCCTACAATAGTAATAATACATCGAACCTGTATCTGCAGGCATACAATATCATTCTTAGGTCAAATAGTATATTGGCCAATATAGAGAACAAAGTAGTTACCGGCGCAGAAAAAAATAATATTCAGGGCGAAGCATTGGCTATGAGAGCGTTGGTACACTTTGACCTAGTGAAACTATATGGGAAAAGCTACACGTCTGCAACAGCGGATGATTTGGGAGTTTCTTATGTGACCTCCATCGGGGCTGATCTTCAGCCTTCACGAGATAAAGTAAGAGATGTCTATGATAAGATCGTAAAAGACCTGACAGATGCTTTACCTCTTATTGCAAGTAATAATGGAGTAGGAAGACTTAACAAGGCTTCCGTATATGGTCTTCTCTCAAGGGTATACCTATATCGTGAAGAATGGCTAAAGGTTATTGATGCTTCCACCGAAGCCCTTAAAATTAATGGTAATCCTGCAGATACGGCTGACTTCCCGAAGATATGGAAAGATGAGACAGAAGTAGGCGTATTATTTAAAATAAAAATGCTGGACAAAGACAAAATCGCCATTGGCGTATTATATAGCCAGGCCTCCAGCCAGGGTGTTAGATCCGAGTATGTCGCTAACCGTGGATTGACACAGCTATATGATACACTAAAAGACGTAAGAGCAAAATATCCTTCCTCACCTGATTCGTCTTCAACATTCAAAAGGGGAACCTTTGCATCACTCACTTCTTACTACGTTACAAAATATTTAGGCCGTGCTACTGGTAATGCCAATGTTGTAGACTTTAAGTATCTACGGGTAGCTGAAGTATTGTTGAACAGAGCTGAAGCCTATGCCATGCTGGGAATGGATGCGCTTGCGCAGGCAGACCTGAATAAATTAAGAGATAACAGGATTAGAGGTAATACCCCTTACACAGGTACCGGCGATGCGCTTAAGGCAGAAATAGCAAACGAAAGACGGCGCGAACTGGCTTTTGAAGCTTTCCGCTTCTTTGACCTGAAAAGGAAGAACTTACCCATTAACCGCCCTGACTTCGGCGATGCTTTTGACGGCTCCGGTAGACAGTTTACAAACAAACAACTGCCGGCAAATAGCCCGAAATTCCAGTTGCCAATACCACAGGAAGAAATTAATGCCAACCCAAATACTAAACAAAATCCTGGGTACTAA
- a CDS encoding SusC/RagA family TonB-linked outer membrane protein produces the protein MKRGLLLWLIFAVSTLQALAQTRTVTGKVTDAQSGTALPGVTVQLKGSTVGTVTGIDGNYKINVPEKPGLLVFTFVGYATRELHITGNHLDVTLSTSSQDLGEYVVVGYGASQRKSLVGAIATVKSAEINQVPMASFDNILQGKATGVQITQRNGRPGQRGFIRIRGTSSINASSEPLIVVDGVPVSLDNYNLLNPNDIENVSILKDAASSSIYGSRGSNGVIIVSTKRGAVNSPRLTYSFQYGVKSKTKDDIKLMNAREKLQYEYDLGFSNSYVIPWLRGNGFANTATLFNISDADRQRLWNGLSENETDWVKLLTNKGPFRTHELTLAGGSDKIRYYFTLNSWSEDGIVRGSFFDRKSGRLNIEYNAKEWFKIGNTLNVGYVKENISRERFNVQSAYTAMYRYNAYEPEFNKDGSWNLTHQGLSIGEATINQPEFSSKIMGLGSIFGEFNFFKRLKIRSSLGLNFIDYSREYYVIPGSFLDQFVGDKTAQGSKTDNGYREFNKIWTNTANWIQSFNEKHNIDILAGTEFTENNYWGYNIGSKGFPSPIVNTQINAAVPLTTNTTKYDWALFSLFGRVKYNYLEKYFLESSVRRDGSSRFGANKKYGTFWAVGAGWDVAKEKFMNIPVLNQLKVRAAIGTSGNAEFGLPTSDGINNYLPLGLYRFISYNAQPSSAPKQLANPNLTWEKNMNYDVGIDFGLFDNRLTGNIEYYHKKTTDLLFEVPKPAATGYAVRWENIGEMVNKGFEITLGYDVIRKKNLTWNISANITTNNNEITKLYSERDVPSGDGLTRLAVGRPVYNFYMNRWKGVNPDNGDAQWYTKDGKITNQYNGGDAVFIDKKSPLPKYYGSINTSLSFKGIDLALQFYYSGGNYVFNYMKQNLFSDGAGVTSQMDVRAADYWKKPGDNLENPKPLAFGPQTTFVSDRFLQKGDYIRLRNVTIGYNVPTDILKKARIQQLRVYVSGQNLWTRTKFYGDPEVGIGNAESTGISNTNGVAALFSYPQSKTILFGVNVSF, from the coding sequence ATGAAAAGAGGTTTACTCTTATGGCTCATCTTCGCCGTAAGCACCTTACAAGCACTTGCCCAGACACGAACCGTGACCGGGAAAGTAACAGATGCCCAAAGTGGTACTGCTTTGCCTGGTGTTACCGTACAGCTCAAAGGTTCTACAGTCGGCACCGTTACAGGAATAGATGGGAACTACAAAATTAACGTACCCGAAAAACCAGGCCTGCTGGTGTTCACCTTTGTAGGATATGCTACCCGTGAACTCCATATCACAGGCAATCACCTCGATGTTACCCTCTCCACCAGCAGCCAGGACCTCGGAGAGTATGTAGTAGTAGGATACGGCGCCAGCCAACGTAAAAGCCTGGTAGGTGCAATCGCTACGGTAAAATCCGCAGAGATCAACCAGGTACCTATGGCATCCTTTGATAATATCCTCCAGGGTAAAGCCACTGGGGTACAGATCACTCAACGTAACGGTCGCCCGGGACAACGTGGCTTTATCCGTATCAGAGGTACAAGCTCCATCAACGCCAGCTCGGAACCGCTCATCGTAGTAGATGGAGTACCCGTAAGCCTGGATAACTATAATTTGTTGAATCCAAATGATATCGAAAATGTATCTATCCTGAAAGATGCGGCTTCTTCATCCATATATGGCTCCAGAGGCTCCAACGGCGTAATCATCGTTAGTACTAAAAGAGGAGCTGTCAACAGTCCGAGACTGACCTATAGCTTCCAGTATGGTGTCAAATCCAAAACCAAGGATGATATCAAGCTGATGAACGCCCGGGAGAAACTACAATATGAATACGACCTGGGCTTTAGCAACTCTTACGTAATACCCTGGCTGAGAGGAAATGGTTTTGCAAATACAGCTACCCTGTTCAATATCTCCGACGCAGATCGTCAGAGACTATGGAATGGCCTTTCAGAAAATGAAACAGACTGGGTAAAACTACTTACCAATAAAGGCCCCTTCCGTACACATGAATTGACACTTGCCGGCGGCTCCGACAAAATACGTTACTACTTTACCCTCAATAGCTGGAGTGAAGATGGTATCGTACGTGGCTCCTTCTTCGATAGAAAAAGCGGTCGCCTCAATATTGAATACAACGCCAAAGAATGGTTTAAAATCGGAAATACCCTCAACGTAGGTTACGTAAAAGAAAATATCTCCCGCGAAAGATTTAACGTACAGAGCGCCTACACCGCCATGTATCGTTATAATGCCTATGAGCCGGAGTTCAATAAAGATGGCTCCTGGAATCTTACACATCAGGGCCTTAGTATAGGAGAAGCAACGATCAACCAACCCGAATTCTCCAGCAAGATCATGGGACTCGGATCCATATTTGGAGAATTCAATTTCTTTAAAAGATTGAAAATAAGAAGCTCACTGGGCTTGAATTTCATAGACTATTCCAGAGAATACTATGTGATACCGGGGTCCTTCCTCGATCAATTTGTGGGCGACAAAACAGCTCAAGGATCTAAAACAGATAATGGCTATCGCGAATTCAATAAAATATGGACCAATACAGCGAACTGGATACAGTCTTTTAACGAAAAACATAACATTGACATCCTCGCAGGTACTGAGTTTACAGAAAATAATTACTGGGGTTATAATATAGGTAGTAAAGGTTTTCCCTCCCCAATTGTAAATACTCAGATTAATGCTGCTGTACCTTTGACGACAAATACGACTAAGTACGATTGGGCACTCTTTTCCCTTTTTGGTAGGGTTAAATACAACTATCTCGAGAAATACTTCCTGGAGAGTTCTGTTCGTAGAGATGGATCATCTCGGTTCGGCGCAAATAAAAAGTATGGTACCTTCTGGGCGGTTGGCGCAGGATGGGACGTCGCCAAAGAAAAGTTCATGAACATACCTGTACTCAACCAATTGAAAGTAAGAGCAGCAATAGGTACATCCGGTAATGCCGAATTCGGGTTGCCTACTTCGGATGGTATCAATAACTACCTCCCGCTTGGCCTATACAGGTTCATCAGCTATAATGCACAGCCGTCGTCTGCTCCCAAACAGCTGGCTAACCCCAACCTGACCTGGGAGAAGAATATGAATTATGACGTTGGAATTGATTTCGGTTTGTTTGATAACAGGCTAACTGGTAATATCGAATACTATCATAAAAAAACGACTGATCTGTTGTTCGAGGTACCAAAACCTGCGGCGACAGGATATGCAGTAAGGTGGGAAAATATTGGAGAAATGGTGAACAAGGGTTTTGAAATAACACTAGGGTATGATGTTATACGCAAAAAGAACTTAACGTGGAACATTAGTGCTAACATTACCACAAATAATAACGAGATTACCAAATTATATAGTGAGAGAGATGTACCATCTGGAGATGGCTTGACTCGCCTCGCAGTTGGTAGACCTGTGTACAACTTCTATATGAATCGCTGGAAAGGCGTAAATCCTGATAATGGGGATGCTCAGTGGTATACAAAAGATGGTAAGATTACTAACCAATACAATGGTGGAGATGCCGTATTCATCGATAAAAAATCTCCATTACCTAAATACTATGGAAGTATAAATACATCATTGTCGTTTAAGGGTATAGACCTCGCACTACAATTTTACTATTCTGGAGGTAATTATGTATTCAACTACATGAAACAAAACCTTTTTAGTGATGGAGCTGGAGTAACATCTCAGATGGATGTAAGAGCCGCAGACTATTGGAAAAAACCAGGTGATAACCTAGAAAATCCAAAACCTCTTGCGTTCGGCCCACAAACGACCTTTGTATCTGATCGCTTTCTGCAAAAAGGAGACTATATACGCTTGCGCAACGTAACCATTGGATATAATGTACCTACCGATATCCTTAAAAAAGCAAGGATACAGCAGCTGCGTGTGTACGTATCCGGTCAAAACCTCTGGACACGTACAAAATTTTATGGTGATCCGGAAGTTGGCATTGGTAATGCTGAATCAACCGGTATCTCCAATACCAATGGTGTAGCTGCATTGTTCAGCTATCCGCAGAGTAAGACCATCCTTTTTGGGGTGAATGTTTCCTTCTAA